The genome window TAAAGTATTTTTTACTTCTTTAAAGTGTTCAGCTTAATAATACACACCACTATGTTTTAGAATATTGATTTATTACATAGCCATAAAAACAACAAATTTACTTAAAAGCAATAAAATTAAAATCCATAAACAGCAGTAACCTCACGATTACTGCTGTCTTGTTTTTATAATATTCATAATAATTTTGTTCTGTAAAAGTATTTACTCAAAATCAAATCATGAATAGAAACAAAAATATTGCTTATTACAATCAATCCTTACTGCCTGCACATACTCTTCAAAGATTAAAGAGAAAAACGAAAAAAAAATCTCTCCAAGTACTTTCTAAAATGTTATAATAAAAATCAATATTGTAAATTATAACGTAATTAAACTTTCACTTATAAAGCCGATTTTTAATCATAAAACATAATTTCTATATGTTTTTTGTTAAAAATGTAATTATATATTTATTAAAATACATTAAAAAAACAGGTATAAATACCTGTTTTTAACATAAAATTATATATTTATTTACAAAAATAAGAAAAACTTTATTTTTTAGAATTAGATTTGTGCAATCGATTACAATTAATTGCAATTAATCAATAACCATTTTAAAAACTAAATTTTTATGAAAAAAAATGTACTAATTTGTAAAATTACAAGTGTAATTTTACTTTCGCTGCTTCTTTCAAATTGTCAAAATGATGACACTATCAGCCCGACTGATTCGCAAAACATCACAACCGACGATCAAACTATTTCAAATGATACACAAAGCAGTTCATCTGGCAATTCACTTACACGCAAAAGCACTTCAGTAACGACTGAGACGGCATTAATAAGTGCAATAACCAATGCTGCTCCTGGCGATGTCATCACAGTAAGCGGCACCATTAAACTAACCAAAACACTTCAATTACTAAAAAGCGGTACTTCATCTTCTAAAATAAACTTTACAGGAGGCACACTAGATTGTTCTGGAATATCTTCAGGCTGGGGCGTGAAATTAAATGGAAGTTACTGGAATGTTACCAACATGACCATTAAAAATGCTCCTGATTGCGGTTTGGTTTTACAAGTGGGCGGCTATAACTATATTTATAAAATTACAGCCACAGGCAATAAAGACTCTGGAATTCAAGTTTATAATGGAGCGCATCACAACACTGTAAGTAATTGCTACTCAGCTGAAAATTACGACACAGCAAATGGTGGAGAAAATGCAGATGGTTTTGCCTGCAAACTGTCTGGAGGTGCAGGAAACGTTTTTGACAGCTGTACTGCATACCATAATTCTGACGATGGATGGGATTTGTATGGACAGCCATATACAGTAACCATTAAAAACTGTAAATCACAAAATAATGGATACGGAACAAATGGTGACGGTAACGGATTTAAATTAGGAAGTGCAGGTCAAAATATTCCACATACAGTAACCAGTAATTCGGCCACAAATAATAAAGCATGGGGCTACGACGGAAATGGAAATACCGGACACATAACAATTACGGGAAGTACAGCTTCTGGTAATGGAGCTGGATCATTCACCAGAATCTATTAATTCATTTTAGATAATGATACTAAATAAAAAGTGTTCGCTAAGCGAACACTTTTTTTATGGAAAGATTCAAAGCTCGAAACTACTTTCCAAGCAGCATAATCTCGCTTACTACTACTTCGGTGATGTATCGTTTCTCTCCGTTCTTGTCATCGTAGCTTCTGTGGGTTAGTTTTCCGTCTATGGCAATTTGTTTGCCTTTGGTTACGAATTTTTCGATAATCTCGGCTACTTTTCCCCACGCAACTACGGGATGCCATTCGGTTTGTTCTACCCTTTCTCCTTTTTCATTTTTGTAAAACTCTTTGGTTGCGATGGAAAGGTTTGCTACTTTTCTCCCATTGTCTAGCGTTTTGATTATTGGATCATTCCCTGTATTCCCGATTAACTGTACTCTGTTTTGCATGGCGTGTAAAATTTAAATGTTAGCGTATATTATTATTGATATTGTTATTGACATGGCAAAGATGTGACTGCATGCAAAAATTATTCGGTTGGTAACTGTTTACTTTCGGTTGTAAATATTTGTAACCGTTTGCAAACGGATAATGTACTGAGAATAAAAAGCGAATGTAATTAAGTTACAATAAAATATTAGCCTATATTTGTTTGATATCGCTTACAAACTAGAAGGTAATTACCTCAATTTTGAATATGTGTTTTTTAGTTTGTTGCGGGTATATACAAGTTGGCGGTCATTTACAAACGAAATCGAATCTTTCTAAAAAATATTTGATGATTATATGGGTAAATTAAATTTCAAATTATTTATTTTTCTTCTCTTTTGTATCTCTGGATTTTCTCAAAAGACTGAAAATTCGCTAAAAGAAAAAATACTTACTGAAAAAGAAGTGGTTTGCGTTCTACCTATTGAAATAAAGCCTGAATTTATTGGTGGTATTGATAGTTTAAATGTATTTATAAAAAGAAATATAAATCATTCAAAATTAAAATTATCTGAAAATGGAATTGTTTATGTCGAATTCATTATTGATAATAAGGGAAATATTAAAGACGAAAAAATAAAACGTAGTTTATCCGAATTAGCAGACAAAGAAGCCTTAAGAATAATTAAAATAATGCCGAAATGGAATCCCGGTTATGAATATGGAATAGCTGTTAAGTCTAAAGTATATTTGCCAATAAAATTCAATAAATAAACGACCGCCAACATCTACTACAACGGATTTGGGCAATTGGCTTAATGGAATAATGGTTTTGTATCTGAATGATTTGGCAAATCCGAAAAAATGGTCTTAATTTAATCCCAAACCCGCTGTAGTAGCAACACGTTAGTAGCGATTTAACCACAAAACACCTGAAATCAAT of Flavobacterium marginilacus contains these proteins:
- a CDS encoding right-handed parallel beta-helix repeat-containing protein encodes the protein MKKNVLICKITSVILLSLLLSNCQNDDTISPTDSQNITTDDQTISNDTQSSSSGNSLTRKSTSVTTETALISAITNAAPGDVITVSGTIKLTKTLQLLKSGTSSSKINFTGGTLDCSGISSGWGVKLNGSYWNVTNMTIKNAPDCGLVLQVGGYNYIYKITATGNKDSGIQVYNGAHHNTVSNCYSAENYDTANGGENADGFACKLSGGAGNVFDSCTAYHNSDDGWDLYGQPYTVTIKNCKSQNNGYGTNGDGNGFKLGSAGQNIPHTVTSNSATNNKAWGYDGNGNTGHITITGSTASGNGAGSFTRIY
- a CDS encoding single-stranded DNA-binding protein — protein: MQNRVQLIGNTGNDPIIKTLDNGRKVANLSIATKEFYKNEKGERVEQTEWHPVVAWGKVAEIIEKFVTKGKQIAIDGKLTHRSYDDKNGEKRYITEVVVSEIMLLGK
- a CDS encoding TonB family protein, whose amino-acid sequence is MGKLNFKLFIFLLFCISGFSQKTENSLKEKILTEKEVVCVLPIEIKPEFIGGIDSLNVFIKRNINHSKLKLSENGIVYVEFIIDNKGNIKDEKIKRSLSELADKEALRIIKIMPKWNPGYEYGIAVKSKVYLPIKFNK